The following coding sequences are from one Musa acuminata AAA Group cultivar baxijiao chromosome BXJ2-4, Cavendish_Baxijiao_AAA, whole genome shotgun sequence window:
- the LOC135610921 gene encoding LRR receptor-like serine/threonine-protein kinase RPK2 — protein MNLRRRIHAGTLASSFVFLLLAVIYFRGCGAELDAREAERSALLQFKRSVSADPAELLHGWNSSVDHCFWPGVACDGRYRVVSVNISAKGGSFPLPCARFGPYRRSCGDPGRRLAGRLSAAVGSLSELRVLSLPFHGFDGEIPVGIWGLENLQVLDLEGNSISGSLPSRLPRWLRVLNLASNSIEGEIRPSLSRCIDLETLDLSGNEINGTIPKFLGGLCKLRELYLSFNRLGGSIPDEIGYGCRSLQILDLAGNLLVGSIPSNLGSCTELQVLLLFSNLLDGYIPSDLGRLNKLQVMDVSRNSLSGTVPAELGNCLELSVIVLLNLYEPVLQEAASNSVDMDEFNYFQGRLSENITALPKLRVLWAPRAMFQGEIPGNWGTCESLEMLNLGQNLFTGQIPKVFGQCKNLRFLNLSSNSLTGWLDKELPVPCMDVFDISGNRLSALIPRFTYKECPSSQFPLDDMSLAYTSFFAYKSRTGVDFPILETDGEFLIYHNFGKNDFKGTLPFLPLASHRYGNQTVYAFIANGNHLFGSLNALILEKCNKVNRLIMDLSNNMVHGVVSSEVGAVCSSLVVLDVSNNQISGTIPASFGLLWKLVNLDMSRNWLQGKIPDSIKQLKSLTYLSLASNNLSGHIPFGMDQLQSLKVLDLSSNSLTGYIPSDLVKMTNLTALLLNDNKLSGSIPSALANKTSLIKFNISVNNLSGPLPLNASTLRCDSVFGNPLLQPCHTYSLSVPSSDLQGSSQNPQAYTDSPPGSTPNDSGNSGFSSIEIASIASAAAIVSVLLSLIVLYIYTRKCAPRSSVRSSGRKEVAIFVDIGVPLTYESVARATGGFNASNCIGSGGFGATYKAEISPGVLVAIKRLAVGRFQGVQQFHAEIKTLGRWRHPNLVTLIGYHVSDSEMFLIYNYLPGGNLERFIQERSRRPVDWRMLHKIALDIACALAYLHEQCVPRILHRDVKPSNILLDNEFNAYLSDFGLARLLGNSETHATTGVAGTFGYVAPEYAMTCRVSDKADVYSYGVVLLELISDKKALDPSFSPYGNGFNIVTWACMLLQKGRAREFFTDGLWDVAPHDDLVETLHLGVKCTVDSLSIRPTMKQVVKLLKELQPPHFGLG, from the coding sequence ATGAACCTCCGCCGGAGAATCCACGCCGGAACCCTCGCCTCTTCCTTCGTCTTCCTGCTCTTGGCCGTGATCTACTTCCGCGGCTGCGGCGCCGAGCTGGACGCCCGTGAGGCGGAGAGATCCGCGCTTCTTCAGTTCAAGCGCTCCGTCTCGGCCGACCCCGCCGAGCTACTCCATGGCTGGAATAGCTCCGTGGACCACTGCTTCTGGCCCGGCGTCGCGTGCGACGGCCGGTACCGGGTCGTGTCCGTCAACATCTCCGCGAAAGGCGGATCCTTTCCGCTCCCCTGCGCTCGATTTGGCCCGTATCGGCGGAGCTGCGGTGACCCTGGTCGGAGGCTAGCTGGAAGGCTGAGCGCCGCTGTCGGGAGCCTCTCCGAGCTCAGGGTGCTCTCTTTGCCGTTCCATGGCTTTGATGGCGAGATCCCGGTCGGGATCTGGGGGTTGGAGAATCTGCAAGTGCTTGATCTCGAAGGTAACTCGATTTCGGGTAGCCTGCCCTCGCGTCTCCCTCGCTGGTTGCGTGTGCTAAATCTGGCTTCCAATTCGATCGAAGGTGAGATCCGGCCCTCGCTCTCGAGATGTATCGACTTAGAAACCCTAGACCTCTCTGGCAACGAGATCAATGGAACGATTCCGAAATTTCTTGGTGGCTTATGTAAACTTAGAGAGCTGTATCTCTCTTTTAATCGGCTTGGTGGGTCGATTCCTGATGAGATTGGATACGGGTGCCGGAGTCTCCAGATACTTGACTTGGCTGGAAATCTATTGGTCGGAAGCATTCCGTCCAATTTAGGCAGCTGCACTGAGCTGCAAGTTCTGTTGCTGTTTTCCAACCTTTTGGATGGATATATTCCTTCTGATCTTGGGCGATTGAACAAGCTGCAAGTTATGGATGTGTCAAGGAACAGTCTGAGCGGAACCGTACCTGCGGAGCTAGGGAACTGCTTAGAATTATCCGTCATTGTTCTTCTGAATCTATATGAACCGGTGCTGCAGGAAGCAGCTTCTAATTCTGTTGATATGGATGAATTCAATTATTTCCAAGGTAGACTTTCTGAAAACATCACTGCTCTGCCGAAGCTTAGGGTGCTTTGGGCCCCAAGGGCAATGTTTCAAGGTGAGATTCCTGGAAATTGGGGTACCTGTGAGAGCTTAGAAATGCTTAATTTGGGCCAGAATCTTTTCACAGGACAGATACCTAAAGTGTTCGGCCAGTGCAAAAATCTTAGGTTTCTTAATCTGAGCTCAAACAGCTTGACGGGTTGGCTTGACAAGGAGCTTCCCGTGCCTTGTATGGACGTCTTTGATATCAGTGGGAATCGATTGTCTGCCTTGATCCCAAGGTTTACTTACAAAGAATGCCCTTCATCTCAGTTCCCGTTAGATGACATGTCCTTAGCTTACACTTCATTCTTTGCTTATAAGAGTCGCACAGGAGTTGACTTCCCTATTCTTGAAACTGATGGTGAATTTCTTATATATCATAATTTTGGAAAGAATGATTTTAAAGGTACTCTGCCTTTTTTACCATTGGCCTCTCATAGGTATGGTAACCAGACTGTTTATGCATTTATAGCTAATGGGAACCATCTCTTTGGATCACTGAATGCTTTAATTTTAGAGAAGTGCAACAAAGTGAACCGTCTGATCATGGACTTAAGCAACAACATGGTACATGGGGTGGTGTCATCAGAAGTAGGTGCAGTGTGCAGTTCTCTTGTTGTTCTGGATGTATCTAATAATCAGATTTCAGGAACAATCCCAGCTAGTTTTGGGTTATTGTGGAAGCTTGTTAATCTGGATATGAGTAGGAATTGGCTGCAGGGCAAGATACCTGACAGTATTAAGCAGTTAAAAAGCTTGACTTATCTCTCATTAGCGAGTAACAATTTAAGTGGTCACATTCCTTTTGGCATGGATCAGTTGCAATCTCTCAAGGTTCTGGATCTCTCATCAAATTCCCTCACTGGTTATATTCCTAGTGATCTCGTGAAGATGACTAATCTCACTGCTCTTTTACTCAACGACAACAAGCTCTCTGGGAGTATTCCTTCTGCTCTTGCTAATAAGACATCACTCATTAAGTTCAACATTTCAGTCAACAATTTGTCTGGACCATTGCCTTTGAATGCCAGTACACTGAGATGTGACAGTGTCTTTGGGAACCCTTTACTCCAGCCCTGTCATACATACTCTCTCTCTGTTCCATCATCTGATCTGCAAGGGAGTAGCCAGAACCCGCAAGCATATACTGACTCACCACCAGGTAGCACTCCAAATGATAGCGGCAATAGTGGCTTTAGTTCTATTGAAATTGCTTCAATTGCTTCAGCAGCCGCCATAGTATCTGTCCTCCTATCTTTGATAGTCCTCTATATTTACACAAGGAAGTGTGCACCTAGGTCCTCTGTTAGGTCATCTGGAAGAAAAGAAGTGGCAATTTTTGTTGATATTGGGGTTCCACTGACTTATGAGAGTGTTGCACGAGCCACCGGGGGTTTTAATGCGAGCAACTGCATTGGAAGTGGAGGCTTTGGGGCCACATACAAGGCTGAGATTTCACCAGGTGTGCTGGTGGCTATAAAGAGACTTGCAGTAGGAAGGTTCCAAGGTGTTCAGCAGTTCCATGCAGAGATCAAGACACTTGGAAGATGGCGGCATCCTAATCTCGTGACTTTAATAGGTTACCATGTTAGTGACTCTGAGATGTTTCTGATATATAATTATCTTCCAGGAGGTAATTTGGAGAGATTTATACAAGAAAGGTCGAGAAGACCTGTGGATTGGAGGATGCTTCACAAGATTGCTCTAGACATTGCATGTGCACTTGCTTATCTGCATGAACAATGTGTTCCCCGTATCCTCCACCGGGATGTTAAGCCTAGCAATATATTATTGGACAATGAATTCAATGCCTATCTCTCTGATTTTGGATTGGCTAGGCTTCTAGGGAATTCTGAGACCCATGCAACCACTGGTGTGGCTGGGACATTTGGTTATGTCGCTCCTGAGTATGCCATGACATGTCGTGTTTCTGATAAAGCAGATGTATATAGCTACGGTGTGGTGCTTTTGGAATTAATTTCA